Below is a window of Actinomycetota bacterium DNA.
ATTGCTCTCCATAATGTCTATGGATTTGGTGACACAATTTCGTATACGCTACCTTGTCCAAGAACTATTGCCTAGAAGTTTTTACATAAGTTTATGGGCACAACCTTTAACGTCAAGAAATATCTTTCCGTGCGGGTTATGCCTACGTCCACCTTTTTGCATACTTCCGGAAGTAAGAGGTGTTGATGGAATGCCCGATACATTCCCATAAAGGCGGAAAAACGAGTGGAGGCAAACTATTTTCCCGGGGAAAAATGAACGGAGGGAGTCGGCCTGTAAGCCGGATTCTGTACCCGGGGAGAATTCCCCGGGCGGTGGTCATCCATCTGGGACCGCCGTTACCGACGGCCTCAAGCGGCCTACCCGAGCCTCAAGCGCCGCGGGCCACGGCATCGGCTCCTATTTGGCCTTGCTCCGGGAGGGGTTTACCAAGCCGGCCCTGTCACCAGGACCGCTGGTGGGCTCTTACCCCACCTTTTCACCCTTGCCCCTGCCCCCGCGAGGGGGCGGTGGGCGGTTTCCCTTTCTGTGGCACTTTCCGTCGGGTCACCCCGCCTGGGCGTTACCCAGCTCCCTGCCCTGTGGAGTCCGGACTTTCCTCAGGCGCGCCCGCCGGCGCGCCCGCGACCACCCGGCCGGCTCCCTCCAATCTTCATTATATTCGACCGCCGACCGGCGATGAACGTTCCTCGGGAGAACGCCTTTTGCACCATGCGATAATGACCATACTCAGAGATCCCCATTACCGGCGATGAACGTTCCTGGAAGAACGCGTTTTGCATCCCGTTTGACTGCACTGGAAGCAAGGAGACTTTCTCCCGGCCCGGAGGGAGCCTGGTTGTTCGCCGACGATCTCCTCCGTGAAGTGCTTTCTCCCCGACCAGAACCTGCCGAAACCCGGGTTTCCGCCTTGGCCTGGACTTCCCTCCTGGGCTTCCCCCACCCTGATCAGGGTAGACCAGGGCATGGCAGTAACCTGCGTCCCTTCTCCGCCCCCGGTTCCCATCCTGGGAATTCACTGCCCCGCCCAGGCGCCTTAACCTCCAGCGTTACCACCCTTCCCCGGGATATCTCACTACGGGAGGCCCCGGTCACGCTCCGGGTCCATAGCTCCGGTTTCCCGTTCTCGTCCAGGAACCGTGTTTCAGGGACACCCCGGGACCCTAGGAGCCCCTCTGCTTTAGCTCCTCCTCCTCGGCCATCTTGATGAACTCGGCCCAGCTCTCGGAGAGCTTGGCCTCTCCCTCGAAGCGGCCCATGGGGGTGATCACCGGCTTCGGGCCCGTGCCGTCCCATTCCTTGTCCGCGGGCTCGAAGCTGTGGCCGGTCACCTTGCCCTCCTCGTCGAAGTGGAACCACACCCTCTGGGAGGGGTTCTCCTCCGGGGAGAGGAAGGCCTTCATGGTGAACAGATGCTGGGTCTTCAAGTAATCCCTGACAGCGGACATTTCCCACCTCCTCGCGCGCCCATCCGAGACCTGCCACTTCCGCCTGACCCTATTCTAATCTGGTGCCCGGAACGCTTCCAGTTACTTAAGTTAGGTAAATACCGGGCATTCGGGATCGCGCCCCCCGCCGGTCAATCACCGATCCACCTGCCGGAGGCATCGCAGGTCATAGCCGCCGAGCTCGTTCAAGGGAAGAAGCAGGCCAATCGCCAGTTTTTCCGTCGGGGATCTTCTTCCTCGGCAAACACTTCCCGGGGCGAGCCTTGACAAGGCGATGATCGGACCCGCCGGTCCTGCTCGACGAAAAGGGATGCGTTGTGTTCCGGCACCAGCGAAGAAAGGCCGATCACCGGCTTTCTTTCCGGCTTTTTTCCCGGGGTGGGAGGAGGTGACCGAAGCCGCAGCGTTCCAGGAGGTTCCGCACCGCCCCGCCCAGAAGGTCCCTCTCAATCTCCTCCCCGAACCCGAAGTAGCGCAGGTCCTCCCAGAGGGCGGGATGGTACCCGAAACCCACCGGGAAGTCGGTCCCGTAGAGGATGCGGGAAGAGAAATCCTCGAAGAGGCGCCGGAACCAGAGGTAGTTCTCGTCCACCTCCTCCACCTCCAGGCTCTCGGCCACGGGGGTAAGGGGGTTCCTCTTCGCCTTGAGGTCCTCGTAGATGCGCATGCAGGATATGGTGTTGGTCATGTCCAGCCAGAAGTTCTCGTATTCGCTCAGCAGGCGGTGGGCCAGGCGGAAGCGGGGGAAGAGGGCGTGCACCGCCACCAATTGCATGCCGGGATACTCGCGCAGCGTGGCCTCCATCCGCTCCAGGTCCATGTACATGCCGTAGAAGGCGTCGAACCCGGTGTGCACTAGGAAGGGGCGACGGTGCTCGTCGAGGACCTTGAACATGGGGCGCATCTCCTCGCCGAAGGCCGGAAAGCGCTGCGCGTAGGGGTGCAGCTTCATCCCCAGGAAACCGTACTCCTCGATACAACGCCGGGTTTCCCCCTCCTTGTCCGGGGTTTTGATGTGCAGGGAGCCGAAGGGCACCGCCTCCGGGATCTCCGCGCAAAGGTCCCGGTTGAAGCGGTTGAGGTCCTCCGTCTCCTCCTCCCAGAGGGGAAAGACCAGGTTGAAAAAGAGCCGAATGCCCGATTCCCTCAGGGAGGACACGATCTCCTCCGGGGTGATCCCCTCGCTCACCGGGAACCCGGGGGTGAACTTCCTCACCCAGCGCACCAGGCCCGCCATGCGCCGGGGAGGGAGGATGTGCACGTGGGGGTCAATCCACTCCATCCCCTCCTCCTGGGCTCCCGTCCTCCCGCCCGACCAGCGGTCACGGATGACCTCGCGGATCCCCGGAAGCTCCCCCGGTGCGTCCCCGTTCCACGCGTTCATTTCCTTACTTCGACCTCCTCCCTGCGGAAAAAGCGCTCCGTGACCCGACATCCGATTGGTTCCCACGTTTCTTCCGCATTGTACTACAGCTCCCGGGAAATCCCGACATCTGCGAGGGAGAAGTGCCGGGGGTCGACTCATCGAGAGCCGGAGGCCGCCGGCAGGGCCGGCGCGAGCCGGGGGCGGGAACGAGGTCATGCCCGCGAAGCCGATGCCGCGCTTGAACCCGGGTTGGCAGGGCCGGCGCGAGCCGGGGGAGGGGAATCGTTGACTTGATGGGTGAAGGTACACTCCTAGTTGGGTTGCAGGGAAAAGCAATGGGCGGAAGCAGGCCGATGCCGTAAAACGGCGTGCGCGTATCATTACCAGGTGACGAAAGCACACGGAACATTGGGCGGCGCCGCCGGGCCGCTTCCCGGGCAGCGGACAGGTGGCCGACCCCCACGGGGTAGATGACCAATCGCCTCCCCAGGGTATATAAAAACGGGTGGAAGAGAAGGGAGAAAAGTATGCGGCGCGCCCCGGTCACGATTGTGGTCCTCGCCGCCCTTGTCCTGTCCATCCCCTCGTCTCCGGGATGCGGGAAGGCGGACATGCGCGGGGAGCTCCTGGGACTACTCCGCGAAAAGGCGGGTTACATCGAGTCCCTGGCCTTCACCTGCGAGACGGTGGACGGCGACAACCTATACCGCGAGGAGTTTCACCTTCTCTTTCCCGACCAGTACCGCTACCGCTTTTTCCGGAACGCGGGCGGGGAGGTGGTCCTCCTGCGCTACGCCGCCCAGTCCGGCAACCGCGTGCTGCGGGCTGCCCTGGAAAACCCGGGACCGGAAGAGGTTCTCCGGGTGGAGTTCCTCGAGGACGTACCGCCCATTAGGGGCACCGGTGTCTATCTCTCTCTTTACCATTTAATGGGAAACGCTGATTACTACCATTCCCTGGTTTCCCTCCTGGAGGGAGGGTCCCTGGAAGTCCTCTCCCGGGAAAACCTGGAAGGAGAGGACGCTTACCATCTCCGCTCCGCCGCCGGCCTCACCCCGCAGACCGAGTTATGGCTGGAAAGGGAAACCGGACTCCCGGTGCGCAAGGAGCTGCACTTGGAGGGCGACCGCAAGGTGGCCTTCACCTACCGGGACCTGGCGGTGAACACCCCGGAACCCCTGGAACCCTTCCCGGGATCCGCGCAGGAGGTAGCCTCCCTCTTCGGCCGGCCCGCCGTGCCCGTCGAATCCAGCGTCAAGGACGGCGGGTGCCGCCCCGCGGAAGGGACGACAGCACCGGGGGAGGTCGGCTTCTCGCCGCTGATACCGGAAATTGCGGGCTTCGAGGAGACGGGTTCCTTCTGGCGGGATCCCGCGGCCTCCAACCTCACCCCCTCCGAGCAGTCCCTGAAGTTCCCGGAGGGTTTCCGGGAGTTCTACCTCCTGCTGCGCGACGGCAACCGCCAGGTGGAGATCAGGCAGGTCCCCCTGGTCGAGGACTTCGGTTATTACACCTCCGGGCTGGGCCTGCTTTCGGGAGCCTACCTGGTTCAGCAGGAAAAATTCCCCGGCGATTCAGCGAATTCCTCTTATACCGTGGCTCTCAATCGCCAGGAGATGCACCTGGTGGCCGGCGGGCTGGAGATAACCGTCACTGGCGACCTTTCGCGGGAGGAGTTCCAGGAGCTGGCCCGCATCCTTCGTGTCCTCGCGGAAGGGCGCCAGTGACCTGGGGTCGACGGGGTGAACAAGAAAAGGGAAAAGGCAATGAAAATTGCATTGTTTTCCATTTCATGCCGGGAAGATGCATGCACTACCCCTTTCGAGATCTCGATTCCCGGTCTGCGGACCAGGAGAGATCCCGGTTCAGGTCGAGGGAAACCGGGTGGAGGAGGGTGGCCGAAATCCCCTGAAGGGGAGCGAGTCGGCCGGGTTCAGCGGCTGGGCTCCAGGAAGCGCAGGCTCCACCCCAGGGGGGTGTGGTAGGGAGGTTCGCCCCGCAGGGCGGCCTCCAGGCGCTCCGCCACCTCGTCAGCGAAGGCGTCCAGCATGCGCTCCCCCGCCTCGGGAGAGGCGGCGCGGGGCTCGCCTATGTAATTGGAAGGGCGCTTCTCGGTGACCCAGCAGAGCATCAGGCCCACGTAGGAGAGATCCCTTCCTAGCTCCTCGCGGCCCAGGCGTCGCAGCACCTTTCCGGCCGAGCCCAAAAGGATGCCGGGCCATCGCCTCGGGTTAATGGAAATTCTTCCCAGTTCCTTCCAGGAGGGCCTCACCTTCTCCGGGTGGGCCCGGAGCATGAGCGAGGTCTCGTTAAGACCGGCGTGGCAATCCTGGGCGTCGCCGCAGGCCCCCGGCCCGGCTCCCAGGCGGGAAAGGAGCCCCGGATCCAGTTCCACCATGCGCCGGTAGAAGGAGAGGAAGGGCGCCACGATGTGAAAGCCCCGCTCTTGGTACAGCCTGCGCACCGCCTTGGCCGTGGCTATCTGGTGCCGCGGCCCGCCGTGGTTGTCCACCACCAGGAGGTAGCGGAAGCCGCGTCGGGCCAGGAAGCCGGCGATGCCCCGCAGGAGGAGGTTGACCGCCCGGCTGTCCACCTCCACCGACCCGGGGATGGTGTCGCTTCCCAGGCAGAAGGAGGGCAGGAGCACGAAGCGGAGCCGCGGGTTCCTCTCCTCCAGCCGCGCCAGCGCGCGGTCCCGCACCTCCTCCGCCACCCACACGTCGGTGCCCAGGGGAAGGTGGGGTCCGTGCACCTCGAGGGGGCTGAGGGCCATGACGAAGACCGTCCACTCGCGGTCCAGGGAATCGATCTCCGGCCCCGTGAGGTCCATGAAATGCAGCCGCTCAGCCATGGATGAATTATAACACGGGCGGGTGATACCCGCGTCTTAGGCGTCGGCAACACAAAAGGTAATTCATGGGACCACCGGAGAAGTCAAGGCTCGGGGTTCCAAGCTGGAAGGTCATCACCGCGCCACGATGAGTAAATGGCAGGGTCAACGGCGCAATACTGCAGGGACGCGGTCCCGAAGCTCGTAAATCATGAATCGCCAATCGGCATGGTGGCGGATCCGCGCTAATCCCGGATCCCGGGCGCCTTGGCCATCGAGACCACCTATGTCCGTCCTGCCCCAGCTCAATACTGTTATAATCTAACCACGCAGGAAGGACGTGGTAAGGTTGGAATTCGACTTCGCGGAAATAGACGCCATCATCAACGCCCGCTCCCTGGCCATCGTGGGAGCCTCGGGGAAGCCCTTTAAGTTCGGATCCCTCTTCACCGCTTCCCAACTGTCCTTCGGTTTTAACGGGCCCGTGTACCTGGTCAATCCCGGGGAAAAGGAGATCATGGGCCATCCCTGCTATCCCGACCTGGCCTCCCTCCCCGAGGTGCCCGAGCTGGTATACATCGCCATCCCCGCCTACCGCTCCCTGGACATCCTGCGGGAATGCGCCCGCCTGGGTGTCAAGGGAGTGGTCCTTTTGGCCGCCGGCTTCCGGGAGATGGGGGAACAGGGAGCCGAGCTGGAGAGGGAGGCGGTCTCCATCGCCCGTGGCGGCGGTTTCCGCATCATCGGGCCCAACTGCTTCGGCATCTACAACCCCCGCAACCGCCTCACCCTTCTGCCCGGGCACGATTTCAGCGACGTCCCGGGGGAGGTGGCCTTCATCTCCCAGAGCGGTGGTTTCTCCGCCCACGTGGTGCGCCTGGCCGGGGACCTGGGTATCCACTTCAGCGCCGTGGTGAGCTACGGGAACGGCGCCGACTTGAGCGAGGTGGACCTACTGCGCTACTTCACACTGGACCCGGCCACGCAGATCATCTCCGGTTACCTGGAAGGGACCTCCGACGGCCGACGGTTCTTCGAGGCCCTCAAGGAGGCGGCCTCCCACAAGGACGTGGTCATGTGGAAGGTGGGGAAGTCGGAATCCTCCCGGCGGGCCGCCGCCTCTCACACCGGCTCCCTGGCGGGTTCCTCCGCCCTCTGGGAAGGGCTCTTCAGGCAGTGCGGGGTCATCGAGGTCTCCGGGGTCGACGAGTTATGCGACGTGCTCCTGGCCCTGAAGCACCTGGGGCGAAGGCCGGGAAGGAAGATGCTCATCTCCGGCGGTGGCGGGGGGCTGGGCGCTTACGCCGGCGACCTGGCGGAGGCGGAGGGCCTGGAGGTTCCACTCCTCCACGCGGACACCGAGCGGCGCCTGCGCGAGATACTCGTCTACCCCGGGTCCTCGGTGGGCAATCCCCTGGACATCGGCACCCCCCTAACCCACCTACCCGTCTTCGAGGCCGCCATGCGCGAGGCGGCGCTAAATCCCACCACCGACGTCCTGGTCTTCGACCTGGCCCTGAATTTCGCCCACGGGCTGTTCGGGGACACGGGATTGGAGGAAGCGGCGGAGATACTGGTCAGGGTGAGACGGGAAACGGGCAAGCCGGTGATCCTGGTCCTCTATTCGCGGGCCCTGGGCCCCCGGGACATGGCCCTGGAGGAGCTCTCCCGCCGCCTGAGGGACAGGCTCCTCTCCCGGGGTGTGCTGGTATATCCTTCCACGGCCCGGGCCATGCGCGCCCTCTCCCTGGTCAACGACTGAATTACTTTCACCGCGCCCTCTTTTCACGCTCCGTCGTTCTCGATCAAGACCGGCGCGGACCATCAACGGCCCGGAGAAAAACCGTCAATCGCAACCGCCGAAACTATCGCTTACGTGGACGCCATGCCCGCTACGTCCCCTCGCACATAGGGGGAACCCCACGGCGAAGGAATATTTGCGCGAATTTATCACAACGTAAAATAATATTGACATATATATCAGGTATACATATCATTTGGTCATCAACCCTTGCACAGGCCGGGAGGCGATTTGAAAAACTATATGAGCACTTACCAGGTGGCCAAGAGTCTGGGGGTCAACATCCAGACGGTGAGGCACTATATCCGCAAAGGGGAGTTAAAGGCGGCTCGCGTCGGGAAGAAGTACATCATCACCCAGGAGGACCTCGACGCCTTCCTGGCGGCGCGAAAGGAGGTGAGGAGCCTAGAGAAGATCGGCCTCACGGAGAAGGGGCGCCAGAGGGTGCACGAGCTCAAGAA
It encodes the following:
- a CDS encoding CoA-binding protein encodes the protein MVRLEFDFAEIDAIINARSLAIVGASGKPFKFGSLFTASQLSFGFNGPVYLVNPGEKEIMGHPCYPDLASLPEVPELVYIAIPAYRSLDILRECARLGVKGVVLLAAGFREMGEQGAELEREAVSIARGGGFRIIGPNCFGIYNPRNRLTLLPGHDFSDVPGEVAFISQSGGFSAHVVRLAGDLGIHFSAVVSYGNGADLSEVDLLRYFTLDPATQIISGYLEGTSDGRRFFEALKEAASHKDVVMWKVGKSESSRRAAASHTGSLAGSSALWEGLFRQCGVIEVSGVDELCDVLLALKHLGRRPGRKMLISGGGGGLGAYAGDLAEAEGLEVPLLHADTERRLREILVYPGSSVGNPLDIGTPLTHLPVFEAAMREAALNPTTDVLVFDLALNFAHGLFGDTGLEEAAEILVRVRRETGKPVILVLYSRALGPRDMALEELSRRLRDRLLSRGVLVYPSTARAMRALSLVND
- a CDS encoding amidohydrolase family protein, whose protein sequence is MNAWNGDAPGELPGIREVIRDRWSGGRTGAQEEGMEWIDPHVHILPPRRMAGLVRWVRKFTPGFPVSEGITPEEIVSSLRESGIRLFFNLVFPLWEEETEDLNRFNRDLCAEIPEAVPFGSLHIKTPDKEGETRRCIEEYGFLGMKLHPYAQRFPAFGEEMRPMFKVLDEHRRPFLVHTGFDAFYGMYMDLERMEATLREYPGMQLVAVHALFPRFRLAHRLLSEYENFWLDMTNTISCMRIYEDLKAKRNPLTPVAESLEVEEVDENYLWFRRLFEDFSSRILYGTDFPVGFGYHPALWEDLRYFGFGEEIERDLLGGAVRNLLERCGFGHLLPPREKSRKESR
- a CDS encoding creatininase family protein; amino-acid sequence: MAERLHFMDLTGPEIDSLDREWTVFVMALSPLEVHGPHLPLGTDVWVAEEVRDRALARLEERNPRLRFVLLPSFCLGSDTIPGSVEVDSRAVNLLLRGIAGFLARRGFRYLLVVDNHGGPRHQIATAKAVRRLYQERGFHIVAPFLSFYRRMVELDPGLLSRLGAGPGACGDAQDCHAGLNETSLMLRAHPEKVRPSWKELGRISINPRRWPGILLGSAGKVLRRLGREELGRDLSYVGLMLCWVTEKRPSNYIGEPRAASPEAGERMLDAFADEVAERLEAALRGEPPYHTPLGWSLRFLEPSR
- a CDS encoding helix-turn-helix domain-containing protein; translation: MKNYMSTYQVAKSLGVNIQTVRHYIRKGELKAARVGKKYIITQEDLDAFLAARKEVRSLEKIGLTEKGRQRVHELKKNALSVLTYLEECPGADVDELSESLGLSRKEILRALRRLEGKRLVYCEPTGETVDRDHDPWYAAPRGK